GGCCGCCTGCGACGGCTGGTAGCCGTCCGCACCCGGCGCATTGGCCGAATCGAAGAGCGCTTCGAGCGCAGCGTCGGCCGTGGCGCGAGCCGTTTCGTGGTCGGCGAATTCAAGCGCCGGGGAGAAGAGCGAGCAGGCGTGGTATTCACCCAGCTCCTCGTCGACCCCGGCGATGAAGCGGAAGCGCCCCGCCGGGAGTGCCATGAAGCGCTCGCCGCCCACGGGGAGCGTCATCCACTCGCCATCGCCGGGCATGAGCACGAGGTTCACGAACCACGGCGTCACCAGCGCGCCCAGCCATTCGCCTTGCCAGGGGCGGAAGCCGACCGCCTCCACGCGCAGGGCCGCGTTGACGAACGGGAGCCCGTCCATGCGCGTCTTCCAGATGCGCGTGAAGGCCGCTTCGAGCCGCGGCGCCGGACTGGTCATGGCCGTTTCAGTCATCGGCCAGCTCCAGGAACCTCGTCCGCTCGGCAGCGCAGTTGGGGCAGCTCCAGTGCTCCGGGAGCGCCCCGAAGGGTGTGCCCGGCTCGACCTGCCACTCGGCGTCTCCCAGCGCCGGGTCGTAGACGTACCAGCAGACGCCGCATTCGTAGCGGCGCGCCACGGCAGCCTTTCGCCCTGCCGCACCGCTCAGCCCTCGCGCAGCCAGGCCAGCAGGTCGCGCAGGCGCACCTGGCTGTCCTCGATGTCCTCGACGGCCGCGCGCGCGGCTTCCGGAATGTTCACCACCTCGAACGTGTCGAGGATGAGCGTGTTCATGGTGTTGAAGTAGCGCACGCGCCACACGCCCTGGGCGCGGGTGGAGGTGATGCGGCAGTTGCCGAAGCCGCGCGAGAGGATCGCCACCGATCCCTCGCCCAGCATCGCGTCGAGTCCCTCGTGATCCGCGCGCGACAGCGGCAGGAGCGAGAGGTTGACCACGTGTGCCGGCCTGCCGGGACGGAATGCGCCGGCATGATGACGCAACTCGTTCACGATCGACGGCGCGTTCATGACGCCCTCGGGCAGCTGCGCCACGTCCAGGCGCGCGCCTTTCGCCTGCGCAGCGGCTTCCTTCAGGACGGCGGGCATGTCGTCGGCTTCGAGGATGTCCTCGGCCAGGCCTCCGCGGCCATCCTCGCGCTGCACGCGCCAGACGCCGGCGAAGGCCGTCTCCTGCACGTGCCAGCCGGCAGTGCCGTTGCCGGAGCCCACGACCGCACTTACCTCGCCCTGACCCAGCGATTCGTTGAGCGCCCGAAGTGCCCCGGGCGCCATGGCCTTGAGCGAGAAACGCGGCGCACTGCCGTTGCCGGGCCGGAATCCCTGCATCGATTCCAGCAACTGCTCCACGACATCGGCGGCGGCGGCAAGCTCGCCGGGCGCGGCGTCCTCGGGCGGAATGGGATTGACGAGTGGCTCCGCCTTGGGCATCGACAGGAATTCCAGGCCCTCGTCCTCGGGGGGATGCGAACCGGGGCCGGTGGCGACGACGGGAATCGGGAAGGATTTCATGGGCGGGCCTTTCAGGCACAGGAGCCCGCGCCAGCCGCGGCGACGGGAATCACTTTGGGAGGAAGCGGCCGGGTCTCGCTCTCGAGGAGCCCGTTGGCGAGCGAAACGTATTCGGACCAGTCGCGAAGTGCCTCGATATTGCCGAGCCAGTGCCCGTCGCGAAGAAAGACCAGCGCGGGCCAGCGGCGCACGCCGTAGGTCGCGGCCTTCGCATTGGCGATCGGCGGGGGAAGCACCCCGATGCGGAAGGGGCGCGAGGCGGCCGCGCGGATCTCGGGCAGGATCACCGCGAGATCGGTGACCTCGCGAAAGCGGATCGGGTCCTCGGTGAAGAAGAGCACTGCCTCGCCGGGCGTGGCCAGGAAGGCGTCGAAGGAGGCCTCGTCCAGGCGCACGGCGCCGTGCAGGTTCACGAGGCTCGTGATGAGTGGCGGCTCCGTGGGCGTCGGGCGCGCGATGGCGTTCATGTGGACTCCTTGGGACGTAGATGTTCGGGAAGTTCCGGAGTTCGGCCGATGAGGTCGGCAAAGGCATCGTCAATGCCCGTGGCATCCCCCGCGAGGACGGCGGCCAGGGCGTCAAGGGCGCGGTCGGTATTGCCGGCCATCTCCGCGGTGATCACCTCGCGCGCGGCGCCGAGGAACGTGAGCAACCAGGCGCCCGCCGGCTGCGGGCCGACGAGCGCGAGGTCGATGATCTGGCGGCCATCGCGGCCGGTGCACCAGGCGGTGTCGCCCAGCGGGATCTCGACCTGCATCGGAATGGCGATGCACATGGGTCAGGACTCGTTGGCGGCGCGGCGCGCCAGCAGACGCGCGTCGCCGATGCGGCAGGCCTCCTCGGCGCTGGGGCGTTCCGCTTCGTAGCGGTCGAGGGCGAGGCTTGGGTCGAAGAGCGATTCGGTTGCGCCATCCTCGCGCGGCGTGCCCGGTACCCCCCATTGGGCGAGCGTCCGCAGGCCGATGGCGAGCGCGTCGGGCACCTTTGCGCGCACCACCTCCGTGAGGCTTCCGCCGTAGTCCATGAGCACTGCAGGCTGCACGCCCACCAGCACCGCGCGCTCCGGCGCCCGGCCGGAGAGCTTGGCGAGGGCGAGCACTTCCTGGAAGCTCGACTGGTGCAGGCTCATCTTGCCGATGCCCAGGTAGGACGGGATGTCGTCGTCCCGGATCACCTGCAGCGTGCCCGGCTCGAGCCCGTAGTCGATCGCGTCGAAGACCAGCATCTGCCGGGCATCCTGGACGTGGGGCAGCAGGTAGAGGCCCTGCGTGCCGCCGTCCATGAGGGTGACGGAATCGGGGAAGCGCCAGCCTTCGTTCAGCGCTGCGACGGCACGCACGCCGAACCCCTCATCGGCCCAGAGGACGTTTCCGATCCCCAGCACCAGCGTTTCCGTCGCCATCCCGACCCCTTCTCTGTAACTTTTACGGTTACATCGAGGTCATCTTGGCGCCACTGGAATGGCGGCTGTTGATGAGGGTCAAGTAACGACGAACGTCACACGGGAAAAGGGGACAGACCCCTTATTCCCCAAAACGGGTCTGTCCCCTTTTTCGACCACCCTGGTCAGCCCTGGGCTGCCTTCAGGCTCTTCAGGGCCTGGTGCACGTCCCAGGCGCTCTGCAACTGCATCCAGAACTCCGGCTCGGTGCGGAAATAGGCCGCCAGGCGCACCGCCGTGTCGGGCGTGATGCCCCGCTTGCCGCGGATCAGCTCGTTCACCCGCCGGCGCGAGACGCCCAGGGAATCGGCCAGGGCAAGCTGGGTGAGCTTGAGGGGCTTCAAGTACCGGGTGTCGAGGAAATAGCCCGGGTGAACCGGCTCCCGGCGCGATCGCGGACGGCCGGAACCGCCAGCCCGGGCTTTCCCCGGGCGCGCCGTCATGCCCCCTGCTCCCATGGCCGCAACGACCATCATCGGCTCTAGTTCTTCACGTCCCGCCAGCCGCTGATCATGCTCGAGACCACCGTGAGGCCCGAGGTGATGTCCTCGCGGATCACGAAGTACAGGTGGACGATCGTGAACCAGACGAGGTACCACATCCCGAAGTGGTGCCAGGTGTGCACGTCCTGGCTCTGCCCGAAGAGCGGGATCACCCAGCCCGAGAAGAGCGCGTAGGCCCAGCTCTCTCGCCCCAGCCCCTCGCCGTAGAGCGTGAAGCCGGTGACGATCATGAAGATGCTGCCCAGGAGGTACATCCCGAACATCGCGGCCATGGCGAGCTGGTTGTGCCCCTGGTGCCAGTCGTTCTTCGGCCGGATGAAGAGGTAGTGCCCCAGCACCCGGAAGAAGCTGCGCCACCAGGAGGGCTGGAACACGAACAGCGGCACGAGGAACATCTCGCGCGCGTGCTTGTTGCCCACGATCGCCCAGTAGGCGCGCATGAGCAGCATGACCGCGAACACGTACGCGGCGGAGAAGTGCGCGAAGCGGATGTAGCCCATCAGGAAGTTCTCGCTCGCCTCCCCCGGAACCGAGGGCAGCGGCGACCCGATGAAGTACCCCGTGACGCACAGCACCACCATCGCGAGCGCCATCACCCAGTGCCACACCCTGACCGGCGCTTCCCATACGTAGACCGGAAACTTGAGGTCCCTTCCATCGATCGACATGGCGGTCTCCGTTAACGAACCTGTACGCGGGTGATCTCCTCGCCTTCCGGCGAGATGACATGGGTCGCGCACGCAAGGCACGGGTCGAAGCTGTGGATCGTGCGCAGGATCTCCAGCGGGTGCTCCGGCTTGGCCATCGCGGTGTTCATGAGGCTGGCCTCGTAGGGGCCGATCTGGTTCTTGCCGTCGCGCGGTCCCGCGTTCCACGTGGTCGGCACGATGCACTGGTAGTTGTCGATCTTCGTGTCCTTGATCCTGATCCAGTGCCCGAGCGCGCCGCGCGGTGCCTCGCAGAAGCCGGCGCCCTTGGCCTCCTTCGGCCAGGTGGAGGGCTCCCACTTCTCGACGTTGGCGGTGTCGAGCTTGCCGGCCTTGATGTTGGCCATGAGCTTGTCGAAGAAGTACTTCATCTTGTGGGCGCCCCAGGAGGCCTCCAGCCCGCGCGCGGCCGTGCGGCCGAGCGTGGAGAAGAGCGCCTGGATGGGCACGTCGAGCTTCTTGAGCACCATTTCCACGGGCTCCTTGAACTCCGGGTTGCCCGACGCGTAGCCGATGATGTAGCGGGCGAGCGGGCCCACTTCCACCGGCTGGCCCTTGTAGCGCGGGCTCTTCACCCACGAGTACTTGGCGCTCTCGTCGATGTTCTCGATGTTGGTCTTCGAGCCCTTGGTGCCCGGCGCCGAGCACGTAGTTGGGCTCGGTCACGCCGTCCCACGGGTGCAGGCCCTTCGACTCGTCGGCGTACTTGTACCAGGAGTGGGTGACGAACTCCTGGATCATGGCCGGGTCCTTCAGGTCCACGGCATGGATGTTCTTCAGGTCCCCGCCCAGGATCGCGCCGCGCGGCATGAGCAGCGACTTGTTCGACTGGTCGTTGGCGATGTCCGGGAACTCGCCGTAGCTCATCACGTTCATGCTGGAGATGCCGCCGCCGATGGCGCCCCAGTGCTTGTAGAACGAGGCGATGGCGAGCAGGTCCGGGATGTAGACGTTGTCGATGAAGTCGATCGTGTCGTCGATGATCTTGCCGACCATGTTCAGGCGTTCCATGTTGATCGCGCCCACCGCGCCGACGCGGTCGACGTTGATCGAGCACGGCACGCCGCCCACCAGCCAGTTCGGGTGCGGGTTCTTGCCGCCGAAGATCGTCTGGATCTTCACGATCTCCTTCTGGAAGTCCAGCGCCTCGAGGTAGTGGCCCACCGCCATCAGGTTCGCTTCCGGGGGCAGCTTGTAGTCCGGGTGGCCCCAGTAGCCGTTCCTGAACGGGCCGAGCTGGCCCGACTCGACGAACTTCGTGAGGCGCGCGGCGAGGTCCCGGTAGTAGCCCGGGGAGGAATTCGGCCAACTGGAGATCGACTGCGCCAGCTCGATGTCTTCTTCGGGTCGGCCTTCAGCGCCGAGACCACGTCCACCCAGTCGAGCGCGTGCAGGTGGTAGAAGTGCACGAGGTGGTCCTGCGCGTAGAGCGTGGAGTGCATCAGGTTGCGGATGATGTTCGCGTTGTCTGGAATCGCGATCCCGAGCGCGTCCTCGACGCAGCGCACCGAGGCGAGCGCGTGCACGCCGGTGCAGACGCCGCAGATGCGCTCCACGAAAGCCCACGCGTCGCGCGGGTCGCGGCCCTTGAGGATCACTTCCAGCCCGCGCCACATCGTGCCCGTGGACACGGCGTTGGTGATCACGTTCTTCGCGTTGAGGTTCACTTCGACGCGCAGGTGGCCCTCGATGCGGGTGACCGGGTCGACGACGACCCGCTTTCCGCTGTTGTCGAGCTTGAAGCCTTGGGTCTCGATGACGGCCATGGTCACTTCTCCTCACTCTTCGTGGTCGGGCGCTTCTCGGAAGCATTCTTGATGGCGGTCACCGCGGCGTGCGCCACGACGGCCGCGCCGACGACACCGGCGACCACGAGACCCACCTTGTCGGCGTTCGCTTCCACCCCGAAGGCATTGATGTTGGTGAGGCGGTCGTAGAACGAGCCCTTGTCCCAGAACCCGTCCTCGGAACAGCCGATGCAGCCGTGGCCCGACTGGATCGGGAAGGACGTGCCCTCGTTCCAGCGCGTGGTCGAGCAGGCGTTGTAGGTCGTGGGGCCCTTGCAGCCCACCTTGTAGAGGCAGTACCCGGCGCGCGCGCCCTCGTCGTCCCACTTCTCGACGAACTGGCCGGCGTCGAAATGCGGGCGGCGGTAGCACTTGTCGTGGATGCGCTGGCTGTAGAACATCTTCGGCCGGCCCTGGCGGTCCAGCTCGGGGATGCGGTCGAAGGCGACGACGTAGGTGACCACCGCGCTCATCACCTCGGCGATCGGCGGGCAGCCCGGCACCTTGATGATGGGCTTGTCGGTGATGACCTTGTCGATGGGCACCGCGCCCGTCGGATTCGGTTTGGCGGCCTGCACACAGCCCCAGGAGGCGCAGGAGCCCCAGGCAATCACCGCCTTGGCGTCCTTGGCGACATGCTTGAGCTTCTCGACGAAGGGCTTGCCGCCGGGGATGCAGAAGGTGCCGTCGTTGCCGAGCGGCGGGTTGCCCTCCACGGCGAGGATGTAGTTGCCCTTGTACTTGGTCATGACCTCTTCCAGCGCCGCCTCGGCCTGGTGGCCGGCGGCCGCCATGATCGTGTCGTCGTAGTCGAGCGAGATCATGGAGAGGATCACGTCCTTGGCGAGCGGGTGCGCGGAGCGGATGAAGCTCTCCGTGCAGCACGTGCACTCCAGGCCGTGCAGCCACAGCACCGGGGTGCGGGGCTTGGTCTCCAGCGCATGCGCAATCTGCGGCGCAAGTGTGGGTCCCAGGCCCAGGGAGGCGGCCGTGAGGCTGCAGAATTTCATGAAGCTGCGCCGCGTGACGCCCTGCCGGCGGAGCACATCGTAGAAGGTTTCGGTCATGGTCTCTATCTCCTCGGTCGGAGGCTGGGGTCCGGATGCTTCCGGTGACTGTCCCCCAGCGGCCGAGGGGCACTTTTGACCTGCATCAAGCGCAGGGCGCAAGCGCGATACCAGGTAACGGGGACCGTTACACCGCCATACTCCGCCAGCGCCCCCGGGTCTCCGGGTAGCCCACGCCGGTCATCGAC
This Betaproteobacteria bacterium DNA region includes the following protein-coding sequences:
- the hybE gene encoding [NiFe]-hydrogenase assembly chaperone HybE gives rise to the protein MTETAMTSPAPRLEAAFTRIWKTRMDGLPFVNAALRVEAVGFRPWQGEWLGALVTPWFVNLVLMPGDGEWMTLPVGGERFMALPAGRFRFIAGVDEELGEYHACSLFSPALEFADHETARATADAALEALFDSANAPGADGYQPSQAATPATISKRDFLRGRFSGAGDADRG
- a CDS encoding rubredoxin, translated to MSGAAGRKAAVARRYECGVCWYVYDPALGDAEWQVEPGTPFGALPEHWSCPNCAAERTRFLELADD
- a CDS encoding hydrogenase expression/formation protein, coding for MKSFPIPVVATGPGSHPPEDEGLEFLSMPKAEPLVNPIPPEDAAPGELAAAADVVEQLLESMQGFRPGNGSAPRFSLKAMAPGALRALNESLGQGEVSAVVGSGNGTAGWHVQETAFAGVWRVQREDGRGGLAEDILEADDMPAVLKEAAAQAKGARLDVAQLPEGVMNAPSIVNELRHHAGAFRPGRPAHVVNLSLLPLSRADHEGLDAMLGEGSVAILSRGFGNCRITSTRAQGVWRVRYFNTMNTLILDTFEVVNIPEAARAAVEDIEDSQVRLRDLLAWLREG
- a CDS encoding hydrogenase, whose amino-acid sequence is MNAIARPTPTEPPLITSLVNLHGAVRLDEASFDAFLATPGEAVLFFTEDPIRFREVTDLAVILPEIRAAASRPFRIGVLPPPIANAKAATYGVRRWPALVFLRDGHWLGNIEALRDWSEYVSLANGLLESETRPLPPKVIPVAAAGAGSCA
- a CDS encoding HypC/HybG/HupF family hydrogenase formation chaperone; amino-acid sequence: MCIAIPMQVEIPLGDTAWCTGRDGRQIIDLALVGPQPAGAWLLTFLGAAREVITAEMAGNTDRALDALAAVLAGDATGIDDAFADLIGRTPELPEHLRPKEST
- a CDS encoding HyaD/HybD family hydrogenase maturation endopeptidase; its protein translation is MATETLVLGIGNVLWADEGFGVRAVAALNEGWRFPDSVTLMDGGTQGLYLLPHVQDARQMLVFDAIDYGLEPGTLQVIRDDDIPSYLGIGKMSLHQSSFQEVLALAKLSGRAPERAVLVGVQPAVLMDYGGSLTEVVRAKVPDALAIGLRTLAQWGVPGTPREDGATESLFDPSLALDRYEAERPSAEEACRIGDARLLARRAANES
- a CDS encoding HigA family addiction module antidote protein, encoding MTARPGKARAGGSGRPRSRREPVHPGYFLDTRYLKPLKLTQLALADSLGVSRRRVNELIRGKRGITPDTAVRLAAYFRTEPEFWMQLQSAWDVHQALKSLKAAQG
- the cybH gene encoding Ni/Fe-hydrogenase, b-type cytochrome subunit; translation: MSIDGRDLKFPVYVWEAPVRVWHWVMALAMVVLCVTGYFIGSPLPSVPGEASENFLMGYIRFAHFSAAYVFAVMLLMRAYWAIVGNKHAREMFLVPLFVFQPSWWRSFFRVLGHYLFIRPKNDWHQGHNQLAMAAMFGMYLLGSIFMIVTGFTLYGEGLGRESWAYALFSGWVIPLFGQSQDVHTWHHFGMWYLVWFTIVHLYFVIREDITSGLTVVSSMISGWRDVKN
- a CDS encoding hydrogenase small subunit; its protein translation is MTETFYDVLRRQGVTRRSFMKFCSLTAASLGLGPTLAPQIAHALETKPRTPVLWLHGLECTCCTESFIRSAHPLAKDVILSMISLDYDDTIMAAAGHQAEAALEEVMTKYKGNYILAVEGNPPLGNDGTFCIPGGKPFVEKLKHVAKDAKAVIAWGSCASWGCVQAAKPNPTGAVPIDKVITDKPIIKVPGCPPIAEVMSAVVTYVVAFDRIPELDRQGRPKMFYSQRIHDKCYRRPHFDAGQFVEKWDDEGARAGYCLYKVGCKGPTTYNACSTTRWNEGTSFPIQSGHGCIGCSEDGFWDKGSFYDRLTNINAFGVEANADKVGLVVAGVVGAAVVAHAAVTAIKNASEKRPTTKSEEK